The Streptomyces luteogriseus genome includes a window with the following:
- a CDS encoding copper homeostasis protein CutC — translation MSKRAVLEVIALGVEDAVAAQAGGADRLELVSDMAADGLSPSAATVAGIRRAVDISLRVMIRLADGFAAGDVERLAGTAAELREAGASEFVLGFLDAGRAVDLAAVERVVAVLDGSPWTFHRAIDRASDRDALRKQLDGMPGLDTYLTAGASGGVDEGLPVLLAEAARQGEPGYEQHLLVGGGLRLDHVPTLLTAGVDGFHIGGAARPGGWEAPVSADAVARWRAALDAV, via the coding sequence ATGAGCAAGCGTGCAGTCCTGGAGGTGATCGCCCTCGGCGTCGAGGACGCGGTCGCCGCCCAGGCGGGAGGCGCGGACCGCCTCGAGCTGGTCAGCGACATGGCGGCCGACGGGCTCAGCCCGTCGGCCGCCACCGTCGCGGGGATCCGGCGTGCGGTCGACATCTCCCTGCGGGTGATGATCCGTCTGGCGGACGGGTTCGCGGCGGGGGATGTCGAACGGCTCGCCGGTACGGCCGCGGAGTTGCGGGAGGCCGGGGCGTCGGAGTTCGTGCTGGGCTTCCTTGACGCGGGGCGCGCGGTTGATCTCGCGGCCGTGGAGCGGGTGGTCGCCGTTCTGGACGGAAGCCCGTGGACGTTCCACCGGGCGATCGACCGGGCCTCCGACCGGGACGCCCTGCGCAAGCAGCTGGACGGGATGCCGGGGCTGGACACGTACCTGACGGCCGGGGCCTCCGGTGGGGTCGACGAGGGGCTGCCCGTGCTGCTCGCGGAGGCGGCCCGGCAGGGAGAGCCGGGGTACGAGCAGCATCTCCTGGTGGGGGGCGGGCTCCGGCTCGACCACGTGCCGACGCTGCTGACGGCCGGGGTCGACGGCTTCCACATCGGCGGAGCGGCTCGGCCTGGGGGTTGGGAGGCGCCGGTGTCGGCGGATGCCGTCGCACGGTGGCGGGCCGCCCTGGACGCCGTCTGA
- a CDS encoding AfsR/SARP family transcriptional regulator, protein MGPVRAWRDEEEVELGPRQQRAVLAALLLNNGIRLSNDQLINMVWDNPTPSAVMALRTYVYKIRKTLPELNLKSRDGGYTVRAEIVEDCRGEPLEGLRSAYFDAQRVRLGDHRLKAREDCLERELDVLELQKHVAAFPLRERPRALLMRALYLEGRQGEALDHFHRARALLNEELGLEPGPELREVHARILNGELTPPRRPEQLLPDLTDFTGRAEEIAQALRTLPDTVGITGMRGSGKTALATRIGHLVKGRFPDGQIFVRGGDVAGELLRAVGVENPTGDRAALWREKARGKRFLVVADDVQDAAAVRDLATPGSAMILTSVRRLNELPGVTWLEIAGLTGREAREFFRKVLGPVRADAESEQVEVLLERLSRLPHPIRVIGGRLSSRPHWTIEMMLLQMERSSRLTNVVPPDCVAMLAPLIEAEKQLSDPERHMLSCFARQDAEVIDSHEAAEMSGGDPGEIELVLESLADVHLIEPLVLGRYRLPQFVRLCFRLHAAAFSPSDHGVPDHGVPDHVVPDQAVYAEVML, encoded by the coding sequence ATGGGTCCGGTACGAGCCTGGCGCGACGAAGAGGAGGTCGAACTGGGGCCGCGCCAGCAGCGGGCAGTGCTGGCGGCGTTGCTGCTGAACAACGGCATCCGGCTGAGCAACGATCAGTTGATCAACATGGTCTGGGACAACCCGACGCCGAGCGCGGTGATGGCGTTACGGACATACGTGTACAAGATCCGCAAGACGCTTCCGGAGCTGAACCTGAAGTCCAGGGACGGGGGGTACACGGTCCGCGCGGAGATCGTCGAAGACTGCCGCGGAGAGCCCTTGGAAGGCCTCAGGAGTGCCTACTTCGACGCGCAACGGGTGCGGCTCGGCGACCACCGGCTCAAGGCGCGGGAGGACTGCCTCGAACGTGAACTCGACGTGCTGGAGCTGCAGAAGCACGTCGCCGCCTTCCCGCTCAGGGAACGACCGCGCGCTCTCCTGATGCGCGCGCTCTACCTGGAGGGCAGGCAGGGCGAAGCACTTGACCACTTCCACCGGGCGCGCGCACTCCTCAACGAGGAGCTCGGCCTGGAACCAGGACCCGAGCTGCGCGAGGTCCACGCGCGGATCCTCAACGGCGAACTCACCCCGCCGCGCAGGCCGGAGCAGCTGCTGCCGGATCTGACCGACTTCACCGGCCGCGCCGAGGAGATCGCGCAGGCTCTGAGGACGCTGCCGGACACCGTGGGCATCACCGGTATGCGGGGCAGCGGCAAGACCGCGCTGGCCACCCGGATCGGCCACCTCGTCAAGGGCCGCTTCCCGGACGGGCAGATCTTCGTCAGGGGCGGGGACGTCGCGGGCGAGCTGTTGCGTGCGGTCGGCGTGGAGAACCCCACCGGCGACAGAGCCGCACTGTGGCGGGAGAAGGCGCGCGGCAAGCGTTTCCTGGTCGTGGCCGACGACGTGCAGGACGCGGCGGCCGTACGCGATCTCGCCACGCCCGGCTCGGCGATGATTCTCACGAGTGTCCGCCGGCTGAACGAGCTGCCGGGGGTGACCTGGCTGGAGATCGCCGGGCTGACCGGGAGGGAGGCGCGGGAGTTCTTCCGCAAGGTCCTCGGCCCGGTACGCGCGGACGCGGAATCCGAGCAGGTTGAGGTGCTGCTGGAACGCCTCTCGCGACTGCCGCACCCGATCAGGGTGATCGGCGGCCGGCTCAGCTCGCGTCCGCACTGGACGATCGAGATGATGCTGCTCCAGATGGAGCGGAGCAGCAGGCTCACCAACGTGGTCCCGCCCGACTGCGTCGCGATGCTGGCCCCGTTGATCGAGGCCGAGAAGCAGCTGAGCGATCCGGAACGGCACATGCTCTCGTGCTTCGCGCGCCAGGATGCCGAGGTGATCGACAGTCACGAGGCGGCGGAGATGTCCGGGGGGGACCCCGGCGAGATCGAGCTGGTGCTGGAATCGCTCGCGGACGTGCATCTGATCGAGCCGCTCGTACTCGGCCGCTATCGGCTGCCGCAGTTCGTGCGCCTCTGCTTCAGGCTGCACGCGGCGGCTTTCTCACCATCCGACCATGGCGTACCTGACCATGGCGTACCTGACCATGTGGTGCCTGACCAGGCGGTATATGCGGAAGTTATGCTCTGA
- a CDS encoding SDR family NAD(P)-dependent oxidoreductase, whose translation MTTNELQDKKALVTGATSGIGRAIAVKLAEAGATVYVTGRRAELGKETVELIERAGGTGHFVVADVANIDDVRRLAEEVGEVDVLVNNAGIFPFSTTPEQPLDSYDRVFDVNVRATYFLTAALVPAMVAKGKGTIVNVSSVAGQIGTPFGSAYNATKAAMDALTRSWAVEFGAAGVRVNSVAPGPIRTDMAVETVGEMFDEFSRNTPLARAGEPEEIAEAVAFLASDKAGYITGAVLAADGGYVAT comes from the coding sequence ATGACAACCAACGAACTGCAGGACAAGAAGGCACTCGTCACCGGCGCCACGTCGGGCATCGGCCGCGCGATCGCGGTCAAGCTCGCGGAGGCGGGAGCCACCGTCTATGTGACCGGGCGCAGGGCCGAGCTCGGCAAGGAGACCGTCGAGCTGATCGAGCGGGCGGGCGGCACGGGCCACTTCGTCGTCGCGGACGTCGCGAACATCGACGACGTCCGCAGGCTCGCCGAGGAGGTCGGCGAGGTGGACGTGCTCGTGAACAACGCCGGCATCTTCCCGTTCTCGACGACCCCCGAGCAACCGCTCGACAGCTACGACCGGGTGTTCGACGTCAATGTCCGTGCGACCTACTTCCTGACGGCCGCGCTCGTGCCGGCCATGGTGGCGAAGGGGAAGGGCACGATCGTCAACGTGTCGTCGGTCGCCGGGCAGATCGGCACCCCGTTCGGCTCCGCCTACAACGCCACCAAGGCCGCGATGGACGCGCTGACCCGGTCGTGGGCCGTCGAGTTCGGCGCGGCGGGCGTGCGCGTCAACTCCGTGGCGCCCGGCCCGATCCGCACCGACATGGCCGTCGAAACGGTGGGCGAGATGTTCGACGAGTTCAGCCGGAACACGCCGCTCGCCCGCGCCGGCGAGCCCGAGGAGATCGCCGAGGCCGTGGCGTTCCTGGCTTCCGACAAGGCCGGCTACATCACCGGCGCGGTGCTCGCCGCCGACGGGGGCTACGTCGCGACCTGA
- a CDS encoding HelD family protein: MSTPVDDPLSRERSHLSASRSALRAMREDVEALDISDVTANWVNAEVLARQIEERIKALADLSDTPLFFGRLDYLCAPGAEQAEGAQGERFYIGRRHVHDHDGDPMVIDWRAPVSQPFYRASKKDPMDVALRRRFGYTRGDITAYEDEHLSDPAEAARTSKLLQQEIERPRVGPMRDIVATIQPEQDEIVRSGLSGTVCVQGGPGTGKTAVGLHRVAYLLYAHRERLARTGTLVIGPNRSFLHYIEQVLPALGELTVQQATVDDLVAHVEIKGTDDARAAVVKGDARLARVLRRALYAHVTMPVEPVVVVRGSRRWRVPAYELEELVRELLDRDIRYGAAREALPQRIAHAVLVQMERSGEAPDDRVQDAVARNSAVKAAVKAVWPAVDPAKLVLRLLSDAEFLAAHAEGILDADEQKAILWAKPARSVKSAKWSAADAVLIDEATDLIQRTHSLGHVVLDEAQDLSPMQYRAVGRRCTTGSATVLGDLAQGTTPWATRNWQEALTHLGKPEALVEELTAGFRVPTDVITYASRLLPHIAPGLTPVVSIRENPGHFEVRPVSGPKDVVEACRELLRHEGSTGLIAADARVPELAGALEQAGIPYLGPGEETTMDTRLTLVPASLAKGLEYDYVVLDEPQAVVDGEPDERTGLRRLYVALTRAVSGLIVTHTAGLPPQLA, from the coding sequence TTGTCCACGCCCGTCGACGACCCGCTCTCGCGTGAGCGCTCCCACCTCTCCGCGTCCCGTTCCGCCCTGCGCGCCATGCGCGAGGACGTCGAGGCCCTCGACATCAGCGACGTCACCGCGAACTGGGTCAACGCCGAGGTGCTGGCCCGCCAGATCGAGGAGCGCATCAAGGCCCTCGCGGACCTCAGCGACACCCCGCTGTTCTTCGGCCGGCTCGACTACCTGTGCGCGCCGGGCGCCGAGCAGGCCGAGGGGGCGCAGGGGGAGCGCTTCTACATCGGACGCCGGCACGTGCACGACCACGACGGCGACCCCATGGTCATCGACTGGCGCGCACCGGTCTCGCAGCCGTTCTACCGCGCCTCCAAGAAGGACCCGATGGACGTCGCGCTGCGCCGCCGCTTCGGCTACACGCGCGGCGACATCACGGCGTACGAGGACGAGCACCTGTCGGACCCGGCGGAGGCGGCCCGGACCAGCAAGTTGCTCCAGCAGGAGATCGAGCGGCCGCGCGTCGGTCCGATGCGGGACATCGTCGCGACGATCCAGCCGGAGCAGGACGAGATCGTCCGGTCCGGCCTCTCCGGCACGGTGTGCGTGCAAGGGGGCCCGGGCACCGGGAAGACGGCCGTCGGCCTGCACCGGGTCGCCTACCTCCTCTACGCCCACCGCGAGCGCCTCGCCCGCACCGGCACACTGGTCATCGGGCCGAACCGGTCCTTCCTGCACTACATCGAGCAAGTGCTGCCCGCGCTGGGCGAGTTGACCGTGCAGCAGGCGACCGTCGACGACCTCGTCGCCCACGTCGAGATCAAGGGCACGGACGACGCGCGAGCCGCCGTGGTCAAGGGCGACGCCCGGCTGGCGCGGGTGCTGCGCCGGGCCCTCTACGCGCACGTCACGATGCCCGTCGAGCCGGTCGTGGTCGTGCGCGGCTCCCGCCGCTGGCGGGTACCGGCGTACGAACTGGAGGAGCTCGTCCGCGAGTTGCTCGACCGGGACATCCGCTACGGCGCCGCCCGCGAGGCCCTGCCGCAGCGCATCGCGCACGCCGTGCTGGTGCAGATGGAACGGTCGGGTGAGGCGCCGGACGACCGGGTGCAGGACGCGGTGGCCCGCAACAGCGCGGTCAAGGCGGCGGTGAAGGCGGTCTGGCCGGCGGTCGACCCGGCGAAGCTGGTGCTGCGGCTGCTGTCGGACGCGGAGTTCCTCGCGGCGCACGCCGAGGGAATCCTCGACGCGGACGAGCAGAAGGCGATCCTCTGGGCGAAGCCGGCACGCAGCGTGAAGTCGGCCAAGTGGTCGGCGGCGGACGCCGTCCTGATCGACGAGGCCACGGACCTGATCCAGCGCACGCACTCCCTCGGGCATGTCGTCCTCGACGAGGCGCAGGACCTCTCCCCCATGCAGTACCGGGCGGTCGGCCGCCGCTGCACCACCGGCAGCGCGACCGTCCTCGGCGACCTGGCGCAGGGCACGACGCCGTGGGCGACCCGGAACTGGCAGGAGGCGCTGACGCACCTGGGCAAGCCGGAGGCGCTGGTGGAGGAGCTGACGGCCGGTTTCCGCGTCCCGACGGACGTCATCACCTACGCCTCCCGGCTGCTCCCGCACATCGCCCCCGGGCTCACCCCGGTCGTCTCGATCCGCGAGAACCCGGGCCACTTCGAGGTGCGGCCGGTCTCCGGCCCGAAGGACGTGGTCGAGGCCTGTCGCGAACTGCTGCGCCACGAGGGCTCGACGGGCCTGATCGCGGCGGACGCCCGCGTCCCGGAGCTGGCGGGGGCCCTCGAGCAGGCCGGGATCCCGTACCTCGGCCCCGGTGAGGAGACGACCATGGACACCCGCCTGACCCTGGTCCCGGCGTCCCTCGCGAAGGGCCTGGAGTACGACTACGTCGTCCTGGACGAACCCCAGGCCGTGGTCGACGGCGAGCCGGACGAACGGACGGGGCTGCGGCGGCTGTACGTGGCGCTGACGCGAGCGGTGTCGGGTCTGATCGTCACGCACACGGCCGGGCTGCCGCCGCAGCTGGCGTGA
- a CDS encoding DNA repair helicase XPB: protein MNGPLIVQSDKTLLLEVDHEQADDCRRSIAPFAELERAPEHIHTYRVTPLGLWNARAAGHDAEQVVDALVQYSRYPVPHALLVDIAETMDRYGRLTLSKHPAHGLVLTTTDRPVLEEILRSKRVTPLVGARIDPDTVVVHPSERGQIKQTLLKLGWPAEDLAGYVDGEAHEIELAEDGWALRPYQKQAVENFWHGGSGVVVLPCGAGKTLVGAGSMAQAKSTTLILVTNTVSARQWKHELVKRTSLTEEEIGEYSGTKKEIRPVTIATYQVLTTRRKGVYPHLELFDSRDWGLIVYDEVHLLPAPVFKFTADLQARRRLGLTATLVREDGRESDVFSLIGPKRFDAPWKEIEAQGYIAPADCVEVRVNLTDAERLAYATAETEEKYRFCATTATKRKVTEAIVRRFAGQQILVIGQYIDQLDELGEHLGAPVIKGETSNAQREKLFDAFREGEISVLVVSKVANFSIDLPEATVAIQVSGTFGSRQEEAQRLGRVLRPKSDGHQAHFYSVVARDTIDQDFAAHRQRFLAEQGYAYRIMDADELLAES from the coding sequence GTGAATGGTCCGCTGATCGTCCAGTCCGACAAGACCCTGCTCCTGGAAGTCGACCACGAGCAGGCCGACGACTGCCGCCGGTCCATCGCCCCGTTCGCGGAACTGGAGCGGGCGCCGGAGCACATCCACACCTACCGCGTCACCCCGCTGGGCCTGTGGAACGCCCGCGCGGCGGGCCACGACGCCGAGCAGGTCGTGGACGCGCTCGTGCAGTACAGCCGCTACCCCGTGCCGCACGCGCTGCTCGTCGACATCGCCGAGACGATGGACCGCTACGGCCGTCTCACCCTCTCCAAGCACCCGGCGCACGGGCTGGTGCTGACCACCACCGACCGCCCGGTGCTGGAGGAGATCCTCAGATCGAAGCGGGTCACGCCGCTGGTGGGGGCCCGCATCGACCCGGACACGGTCGTCGTGCACCCTTCCGAGCGCGGGCAGATCAAGCAGACGCTGCTGAAGCTGGGCTGGCCGGCCGAGGACCTCGCCGGGTACGTCGACGGCGAGGCGCACGAGATCGAGCTGGCCGAGGACGGCTGGGCGCTGCGGCCGTACCAGAAGCAGGCCGTGGAGAACTTCTGGCACGGCGGCTCGGGCGTCGTCGTCCTGCCCTGTGGCGCCGGGAAGACGCTGGTCGGGGCCGGGTCGATGGCCCAGGCGAAGTCGACCACCCTCATCCTCGTCACGAACACCGTCTCCGCCCGGCAGTGGAAGCACGAGCTGGTGAAGCGGACCTCGCTCACCGAGGAGGAGATCGGCGAGTACAGCGGGACGAAGAAGGAGATCCGGCCCGTCACGATCGCCACGTACCAGGTGCTGACGACCCGGCGGAAGGGCGTCTACCCGCACCTGGAGCTGTTCGACTCACGGGACTGGGGCCTGATCGTCTACGACGAGGTGCACCTGCTGCCCGCGCCGGTCTTCAAGTTCACCGCCGACCTCCAGGCCCGGCGGCGGCTCGGCCTGACCGCCACCCTGGTGCGCGAGGACGGCCGGGAGTCCGACGTGTTCTCCCTGATCGGGCCCAAGCGGTTCGACGCGCCGTGGAAGGAGATCGAGGCGCAGGGCTACATCGCGCCCGCCGACTGCGTCGAGGTCCGGGTCAATCTGACGGACGCCGAGCGGCTCGCGTACGCCACGGCCGAGACGGAGGAGAAGTACCGCTTCTGCGCGACGACCGCGACCAAGCGCAAGGTCACGGAGGCCATCGTCCGCCGCTTCGCCGGGCAGCAGATCCTGGTCATCGGCCAGTACATCGACCAGCTCGACGAGCTCGGGGAGCATCTGGGCGCGCCCGTGATCAAGGGCGAGACGTCGAACGCGCAGCGGGAGAAGCTCTTCGACGCCTTCCGGGAGGGCGAGATCAGCGTGCTCGTCGTGTCCAAGGTCGCGAACTTCTCGATCGACCTTCCGGAGGCGACGGTCGCCATCCAGGTCTCGGGCACCTTCGGCTCCCGGCAGGAGGAGGCCCAGCGCCTCGGCCGGGTCCTGCGGCCCAAGTCCGACGGCCACCAGGCGCACTTCTACTCGGTGGTCGCCCGGGACACCATCGACCAGGACTTCGCCGCCCACCGCCAGCGGTTCCTGGCGGAACAGGGGTACGCGTACCGGATCATGGACGCGGACGAGCTGCTGGCGGAGAGCTGA
- the istB gene encoding IS21-like element helper ATPase IstB gives MARVQNPTTTTLGYALFATRWLQAPLYFGLVAAQGVYVYKFFKELWTLILMCVSGHATETYVMLAVLKLVDVVMIANLLIMVIVGGYETFVSRIGLQGHRDQPEWLSHVNSNVLKVKLATAIVGISSVHLLQMFVDVHHTSHHALLWGTVIHMAFIASAAILAYMSGPMVAQTDRAHGDRSPSAPAEAARPQEHGHTGRRQEKPDPETPAAPPALPRQPEPDADAEARIRAAGFPARKLLEDFDEQHPRGFDREAVARLGKADFVTARRNVVLVGPTGTGKTHLAVALGVRACQAGHRVLFATAAEWAARLADARAAGRLDAELTALDDHPLLIVDEVGYTPLDPATAGLFFQLVAHRYERASLIVTSDRPLGRWDEVFGPSAPALTDRLAHHADVVRLDGDSYRTRRATSTWAD, from the coding sequence ATGGCGAGGGTGCAGAACCCGACGACCACCACGCTGGGCTACGCCCTGTTCGCCACCCGCTGGCTCCAGGCCCCGCTGTACTTCGGGCTGGTGGCCGCCCAGGGCGTCTACGTCTACAAGTTCTTCAAGGAGCTGTGGACCTTAATCCTGATGTGCGTGAGCGGGCACGCCACCGAGACGTACGTGATGCTCGCCGTGCTCAAGCTGGTCGACGTCGTCATGATCGCCAACCTGCTGATCATGGTGATCGTCGGCGGCTACGAGACGTTCGTCTCGCGCATCGGCCTCCAGGGCCACCGTGACCAGCCCGAATGGCTCTCCCACGTCAACTCCAACGTACTGAAGGTCAAGCTCGCCACGGCGATCGTGGGCATCTCCTCCGTGCACCTGCTCCAGATGTTCGTGGACGTCCACCACACGTCCCACCACGCCCTGTTGTGGGGGACGGTGATCCACATGGCGTTCATCGCGTCGGCGGCGATCCTCGCCTACATGTCGGGGCCGATGGTCGCCCAGACGGACCGCGCCCACGGCGACCGTTCCCCGTCCGCACCGGCCGAGGCCGCCCGCCCCCAGGAGCACGGGCACACGGGCCGGCGGCAGGAGAAGCCGGACCCCGAGACCCCGGCCGCCCCGCCCGCCCTCCCGCGACAGCCCGAACCGGACGCCGACGCCGAGGCCCGCATCCGCGCCGCCGGGTTCCCCGCGCGCAAGCTGCTGGAGGACTTCGACGAGCAGCACCCCCGGGGCTTCGACCGGGAGGCCGTGGCGCGGCTCGGCAAGGCGGACTTCGTCACCGCCCGGCGCAACGTGGTCCTCGTCGGCCCGACCGGCACCGGCAAGACTCATCTGGCCGTCGCCCTGGGCGTCCGTGCGTGCCAGGCCGGGCACCGCGTGCTGTTCGCGACCGCCGCCGAGTGGGCTGCCCGGCTCGCGGACGCCCGGGCCGCCGGCCGGCTCGACGCGGAGCTGACCGCCCTCGACGATCACCCCCTCCTGATCGTCGACGAGGTCGGCTACACGCCCCTCGACCCGGCGACGGCGGGCCTGTTCTTCCAGCTCGTCGCCCACCGCTATGAACGGGCCTCGCTGATCGTCACCAGCGACCGGCCGCTCGGCCGCTGGGACGAGGTCTTCGGCCCGTCCGCCCCGGCGCTGACGGACCGGCTCGCCCATCACGCCGACGTCGTGCGGCTGGACGGGGACAGCTACCGGACGCGCCGCGCTACTTCAACGTGGGCAGACTGA